In one window of Frigoriglobus tundricola DNA:
- a CDS encoding GGDEF domain-containing protein produces the protein MIAEPLKLESSAQTFRTPQDETARLADQPSCLVHIYPTGPNMGTRYRLGREAAFIGRQDDCAVRNTDPSVSRYHARIDRGARGEYTVVDLNSTNGTFVNNQRKQEAALRDGDYLRIGNCIYRFLGGGNLEAAYHEEIYRLTVLDALTQVHNRRYLTEFLEREIVRSHRYGRPLALVMLDIDHFKAINDRFGHLAGDLTLKDLAARLKPLTRADELLARYGGEEFALVLPESDVTAARAVAEQVRKTVEKTPFSFNGTTSAVTVSLGLAVTTPSEQLKSAELVARADANLYRAKAGGRNRVVG, from the coding sequence GTGATCGCGGAACCTCTGAAGCTAGAAAGCTCGGCCCAGACGTTTCGGACCCCGCAGGACGAAACGGCCCGACTGGCCGATCAGCCCTCCTGCCTCGTCCACATCTACCCGACCGGCCCGAACATGGGCACGCGCTACCGGCTCGGCAGAGAGGCGGCGTTCATCGGCCGCCAGGACGATTGTGCCGTCCGCAACACCGATCCGTCCGTCTCCCGGTACCACGCGCGGATCGATCGCGGGGCCCGCGGGGAGTACACTGTCGTCGATTTGAACAGCACCAACGGGACCTTCGTCAACAACCAGCGCAAGCAAGAAGCCGCCTTACGGGACGGCGACTACTTGCGGATCGGCAACTGCATTTACCGCTTCCTCGGCGGCGGCAACCTCGAAGCGGCGTACCACGAGGAGATCTACCGGCTGACCGTGCTGGACGCGCTGACGCAGGTCCACAACCGGCGCTATCTGACCGAGTTCCTGGAGCGGGAAATCGTTCGGAGCCACCGGTACGGGCGCCCGCTGGCGCTCGTGATGCTCGACATCGATCACTTCAAGGCGATCAACGACCGCTTCGGGCACCTGGCCGGGGACCTCACACTGAAGGACCTGGCCGCCCGCCTCAAGCCCCTCACGCGGGCCGACGAGTTGTTGGCCCGGTACGGGGGCGAGGAATTCGCGCTCGTGTTACCCGAGTCCGATGTTACGGCGGCCCGTGCGGTCGCGGAACAGGTCCGCAAGACGGTCGAAAAGACCCCGTTTTCGTTCAACGGCACGACGTCCGCGGTCACGGTCAGCCTCGGACTGGCGGTGACGACACCGTCCGAGCAATTGAAGTCGGCCGAACTCGTCGCGCGTGCCGACGCCAACCTGTACCGCGCGAAGGCCGGCGGTCGCAACCGCGTCGTCGGGTGA
- a CDS encoding molybdopterin-containing oxidoreductase family protein, with product MGGRHALTQVHTVKGVCPHDCPDTCGMVVTVDSATGRAVDLRGDKDHPFTRGFLCQKVNNYLDRVYHPDRLLHPLKRVGRKGEGRFERISWDEAIRTIADRFRTIAASEEGPQAILPYSYAGTMGKLMYGSLDRRFFHRLGASLLDRTICATAGAVGCDVTLGTRAMIDPEAAVNAKFIVNWGSNTSVTNIHFWKIEHEARKRGAKIVTIDPYRSPTAAKSDWWIATRPGTDGALALGVMHVIFREGWQDDEFLSRYCVGVSELRQRVLTEYPVAKVAQITGLSVEEIERFAREYARAKELFGGPALIRVNYGLQRHGGGGMAVRTIVCLPALTGDWRHAGAGALLSTSKAYPFDDHYLTRPDLIPRGTRTINMVQLAEALHGELPGGPVRALYVYNSNPAAVNPDQSRVLSGLAREDLFTVVHDQFQTDTADYADIVLPATTQLEHFDIHNSYGHLYVQANNPAIRPLGEAKPNTEVFRLLGRAMGFEPELFEESDEQIAARSLGAPGAETPEGIASALRGITLDAARAGPVRLNLPRDWAPFANGEFPTPSGKCELYSEREARAGRDPLPHYVPPHEDPQTKPELAAKYPLQMLTPPAPSFLNSTFVNVDTLRKSAGERTLEIHPIDAAARGIDHGQMVTVFNARGRFRAKALVADSVKPGVVVTLGLWWRKFTDDGANCNTTTSTATTDFGGGATFFDNLVEVAAVGV from the coding sequence ATGGGTGGGAGGCACGCGCTAACGCAGGTTCACACAGTCAAGGGGGTTTGCCCACACGACTGCCCCGACACGTGCGGCATGGTCGTCACCGTGGACAGCGCCACCGGCCGCGCGGTCGATCTGCGCGGGGACAAGGACCACCCGTTCACCCGCGGGTTCCTGTGCCAGAAGGTGAACAACTACCTGGACCGCGTGTACCACCCGGACCGGCTCCTGCACCCGCTGAAGCGCGTCGGCCGGAAGGGCGAGGGCCGGTTCGAACGCATCAGTTGGGACGAAGCGATCCGCACCATCGCGGACCGGTTCCGAACGATCGCCGCGTCCGAGGAGGGGCCGCAGGCGATCCTGCCGTACAGCTACGCGGGCACGATGGGCAAGCTGATGTACGGCAGCCTGGACCGCCGGTTCTTTCACCGGCTCGGCGCCAGTCTGCTCGACCGCACGATCTGCGCCACCGCGGGCGCCGTGGGCTGCGACGTGACGCTCGGCACGCGGGCGATGATCGACCCGGAAGCGGCCGTGAACGCCAAGTTCATCGTGAACTGGGGCTCGAACACGTCCGTCACCAACATTCACTTCTGGAAGATCGAACACGAGGCCCGTAAGCGCGGCGCGAAGATCGTGACGATCGACCCGTACCGGTCCCCGACGGCGGCGAAATCGGACTGGTGGATCGCGACCCGACCCGGCACCGACGGGGCGCTGGCGCTCGGCGTGATGCACGTCATTTTCCGCGAGGGCTGGCAGGACGACGAGTTCCTGAGTCGATATTGCGTCGGGGTGAGCGAACTGCGCCAGCGCGTACTGACCGAATACCCCGTCGCGAAGGTGGCGCAGATCACCGGCCTGTCCGTCGAGGAGATCGAGCGGTTCGCGCGCGAGTACGCCCGGGCCAAGGAGCTGTTCGGCGGGCCGGCGCTGATCCGCGTGAATTACGGGCTCCAGCGCCACGGCGGCGGCGGCATGGCCGTGCGCACCATCGTCTGCCTGCCGGCGCTGACCGGCGACTGGCGCCACGCCGGGGCCGGCGCGCTGCTCAGTACGAGCAAGGCGTACCCGTTCGATGACCACTACCTCACGCGGCCCGACCTGATCCCACGCGGCACACGCACCATCAACATGGTCCAGCTCGCGGAGGCGCTGCACGGCGAACTCCCGGGCGGCCCGGTACGTGCGCTGTACGTCTACAACTCGAACCCGGCCGCCGTGAACCCCGACCAGTCGCGCGTCCTCTCCGGCCTCGCGCGCGAGGACCTGTTCACGGTGGTTCACGACCAGTTCCAGACCGACACCGCGGACTACGCCGACATCGTGCTACCGGCGACGACACAACTCGAGCACTTCGACATCCACAACAGTTACGGGCACCTCTACGTTCAGGCGAACAACCCCGCGATCCGCCCGCTCGGCGAAGCGAAACCGAACACCGAGGTGTTCCGCCTCCTGGGCCGGGCGATGGGGTTCGAGCCGGAGTTGTTCGAGGAGAGCGACGAGCAGATCGCCGCCCGGAGCCTGGGCGCACCGGGAGCGGAGACACCAGAGGGTATCGCGTCGGCGCTGCGGGGCATCACGCTCGATGCGGCCAGAGCGGGTCCGGTGCGGCTCAACCTGCCGAGGGACTGGGCGCCGTTCGCGAACGGCGAATTCCCGACTCCGTCCGGCAAGTGCGAGCTGTACTCCGAGCGCGAGGCCCGCGCAGGCCGTGACCCGCTGCCGCACTATGTTCCGCCGCACGAGGACCCGCAGACGAAGCCCGAACTGGCCGCGAAGTACCCGCTCCAGATGCTGACGCCGCCCGCGCCGTCCTTCCTCAACTCGACGTTCGTGAACGTGGACACGCTCCGCAAATCGGCCGGCGAGCGCACGTTGGAAATTCACCCCATTGATGCCGCCGCTCGCGGCATCGATCACGGCCAGATGGTGACCGTGTTCAACGCCCGCGGCCGGTTCCGCGCGAAGGCGCTGGTCGCGGACTCCGTGAAACCCGGCGTGGTGGTCACGCTCGGCTTGTGGTGGCGCAAGTTCACCGACGACGGCGCGAACTGCAACACCACGACGAGCACCGCGACCACCGACTTCGGCGGCGGGGCCACGTTCTTCGACAACCTCGTGGAAGTGGCCGCGGTTGGGGTGTGA
- a CDS encoding matrixin family metalloprotease: protein MSQSLPPRRLSIEQLEDRLTPSFGTPWMDGTHLTLSFAPDGTSVSGRASNLFALMGSTTTQSQWQVAVLSAYQTWADAANLNIGLVSDGGQALGVAGAPQGDVRFGDIRVAARPLSAPGTPGSTMADTAGFDYNDQTWAGDLVFNSQYQFGIGDTPGVQSDLYSVALHEAGHSFGLADENTDPTSVMYAAYQGVLTGLSASDVAAIQALYGAPPADPYAAPAGGGLAGAYSLGNVTALSARITQIGGTDLYQFTTPSAFSGATGLTIDLQAAGISLFTGQVTVLDAQGNVVGSATTSDPTNNDLSVAVANYQPSSTYYIKVSGSSANVFSMGSYVLSLDYGGWYQGGRSAVNNFYTNTINSETRASDNTQSHALPLVPVQASEGNTFDLVGSISNPADVDWYRITPTLSGATSGTLFVGTMTTTHGLIPSISIYDAQGNRLPAVVTSNQPGSFEVQLANATSGTTYFIELSGMNGQGEGRYTLGATLAAAAPTTFAPTVSDTLTAADTINATQLSVSGDQLTQFALSATTVDPTAAAVRMSIFDATGELVFTLVDFTNQPLATGSVWLAAGSYTLVFNAVNVNGSTIQALALALASRSLTDPIDPYPVDPTSPPPLPLVPVSAPVPPPTAPPAPIVNAVASPLAAIPIVPPV from the coding sequence ATGAGTCAGTCGCTCCCGCCCAGGCGCCTGTCGATCGAGCAACTCGAGGACCGCCTGACGCCCTCGTTCGGCACCCCGTGGATGGACGGGACCCACCTCACCCTCAGCTTCGCACCGGATGGGACGAGCGTCAGCGGACGAGCCAGCAACCTCTTCGCCCTGATGGGTTCCACAACGACCCAGTCGCAGTGGCAGGTGGCGGTTCTGAGCGCCTACCAGACGTGGGCGGACGCGGCGAACCTGAACATCGGGCTCGTGTCGGACGGGGGGCAGGCCCTGGGGGTGGCCGGCGCGCCTCAAGGGGACGTTCGGTTCGGGGACATCCGGGTCGCGGCCCGGCCGCTGTCCGCCCCGGGCACGCCCGGTTCCACAATGGCGGACACGGCCGGGTTCGATTACAACGACCAGACCTGGGCGGGCGACCTGGTGTTCAACAGCCAGTACCAGTTCGGGATCGGTGACACCCCGGGTGTGCAGAGCGACCTGTATTCGGTCGCGCTGCACGAGGCCGGCCACTCGTTCGGCCTGGCGGACGAGAACACCGACCCGACCTCTGTAATGTACGCGGCGTACCAGGGCGTCCTGACGGGGCTGTCCGCCTCGGACGTTGCGGCGATCCAGGCGCTCTACGGCGCGCCCCCGGCCGACCCGTACGCCGCCCCCGCGGGCGGCGGGCTCGCCGGCGCGTACAGCTTGGGGAACGTCACGGCCCTGTCCGCGCGCATCACCCAGATCGGGGGCACCGATCTGTACCAGTTCACGACCCCGAGCGCCTTCAGCGGCGCCACGGGTCTGACGATCGACCTCCAGGCGGCCGGGATCAGCCTGTTCACCGGCCAGGTCACGGTCCTCGACGCGCAGGGCAACGTCGTCGGGAGCGCGACGACCAGCGACCCGACGAACAACGACTTGTCGGTCGCCGTCGCGAATTACCAACCTTCGAGCACCTACTACATCAAGGTCTCCGGCTCGTCGGCGAACGTGTTTTCGATGGGCTCGTACGTCCTCTCCCTCGATTACGGCGGTTGGTACCAGGGCGGCCGGAGCGCGGTCAACAATTTCTATACGAACACCATCAACTCCGAAACGCGGGCCAGCGACAACACGCAGTCGCACGCGCTGCCCCTGGTCCCGGTCCAAGCGTCCGAGGGGAACACGTTCGACCTGGTGGGGTCGATCAGCAACCCGGCGGACGTGGACTGGTACCGGATCACCCCCACCTTGTCCGGCGCGACCTCCGGCACCCTGTTCGTCGGAACGATGACGACCACCCACGGGCTCATCCCGTCGATCTCGATTTACGACGCACAGGGGAACCGGCTCCCCGCGGTCGTGACCTCGAACCAGCCCGGGTCGTTCGAGGTGCAACTCGCCAACGCGACGAGCGGGACGACCTACTTCATCGAGTTGTCGGGGATGAACGGGCAGGGCGAGGGCCGGTACACGCTCGGCGCGACCCTCGCCGCGGCCGCCCCGACCACGTTCGCCCCGACCGTGAGCGACACACTCACGGCCGCGGACACGATCAACGCCACACAACTGTCCGTCTCCGGCGACCAGCTCACCCAGTTCGCGCTGTCCGCAACGACGGTCGATCCGACCGCGGCCGCGGTGCGGATGAGCATCTTCGATGCGACCGGGGAGCTGGTATTCACGCTGGTGGACTTCACGAACCAGCCGCTCGCGACCGGCTCCGTGTGGCTCGCCGCGGGCTCCTATACGCTCGTGTTCAACGCCGTAAACGTGAACGGGTCGACGATCCAAGCGCTGGCCCTCGCCCTGGCCTCGCGGTCCCTGACCGATCCGATCGATCCGTACCCGGTGGACCCCACCTCGCCCCCGCCGCTGCCGCTCGTGCCGGTCAGCGCCCCGGTCCCGCCCCCGACGGCCCCGCCCGCGCCGATCGTGAACGCGGTCGCCAGCCCGTTGGCGGCGATCCCGATCGTCCCGCCCGTTTAG
- a CDS encoding cystathionine gamma-synthase: MSTDRSQGFSTRAIHAGQDADPATGATVVPIYATSTYTQAAPGQNKGYEYSRSGNPTRAALETALAALEEGERGLAFASGLAATTAVFGALLRPGDEVAASADLYGGTFRLLDKVFKPWGLTTRYTDDSSAAGFEAIITPKTKLVWIETPTNPLLQILDIAALAEVSHRHGAKLAVDNTFASPYLQRPLTLGADIVVHSTTKYLGGHSDVVGGCVVGPKELLDPIKFYQNAAGGVPGPFDSYLVLRGLKTLAVRMDRHCEIAAELADWLVRHPAVAKVYYPGLSDHPGHAVAAKQMKHFGGMISLKLHGGIPAAKQFLTRTKLFSLAESLGGVESLVCHPTTMTHASIPKEVREARGVDDGLIRLSVGIEDVADLRSDLDHALAVG, translated from the coding sequence ATGTCCACCGATCGTTCTCAGGGTTTCAGCACGCGCGCCATTCACGCCGGTCAGGACGCGGACCCGGCCACCGGCGCGACCGTCGTGCCGATCTACGCCACGAGCACGTACACCCAGGCCGCGCCGGGCCAGAACAAGGGCTACGAGTACAGCCGGAGCGGGAACCCCACCCGCGCCGCGCTCGAAACGGCTCTTGCGGCGCTCGAAGAGGGCGAGCGCGGGCTGGCGTTCGCGTCCGGACTGGCCGCGACGACCGCCGTGTTCGGCGCGCTGTTACGGCCGGGCGACGAGGTGGCCGCTTCCGCCGACCTGTACGGCGGCACGTTCCGGTTACTTGATAAGGTGTTCAAGCCGTGGGGCCTCACCACGCGCTACACCGACGATTCCTCCGCGGCCGGCTTCGAGGCGATCATCACCCCGAAGACGAAACTCGTCTGGATCGAGACCCCGACGAACCCGCTGCTGCAAATTCTCGACATCGCGGCACTGGCGGAGGTGAGTCACAGGCACGGGGCGAAGCTCGCGGTCGATAACACGTTCGCGTCGCCCTATTTGCAGCGCCCGCTCACACTCGGCGCCGACATCGTCGTCCACAGCACCACGAAGTACCTCGGCGGGCACTCGGACGTGGTCGGCGGGTGCGTCGTCGGACCGAAGGAGCTGCTCGACCCGATCAAGTTCTACCAGAACGCGGCCGGCGGGGTGCCGGGGCCGTTCGACTCCTATCTCGTGCTGCGCGGGCTCAAGACACTGGCCGTTCGCATGGACCGTCACTGCGAGATTGCCGCCGAACTCGCGGACTGGTTGGTCCGGCACCCGGCGGTGGCGAAGGTGTACTACCCCGGCCTGTCGGACCACCCCGGCCACGCGGTCGCGGCGAAGCAGATGAAGCACTTCGGCGGGATGATCTCGCTGAAGTTGCACGGCGGCATCCCGGCCGCGAAACAGTTCCTCACGCGGACCAAGCTGTTCAGCCTCGCGGAGAGCCTCGGCGGCGTCGAGTCGCTGGTGTGCCACCCGACGACGATGACGCACGCGAGCATCCCCAAGGAGGTGCGCGAGGCCCGGGGCGTGGACGACGGCCTGATCCGCTTGAGTGTGGGCATCGAGGACGTGGCCGACCTCCGCTCCGACCTCGATCACGCGCTTGCGGTCGGGTAG
- a CDS encoding GNAT family N-acetyltransferase gives MVPIDRLARSDQPAAVATLAAAFAQYPLLAALCPDAARRPRLVEVFSRYLFRMSVRCGGAYATPDRSAVACGWPPGREWPSRWTSLRHGGVSVLWQLGRRAARWMSQLEHEFDVARVAHVPGPHWYVPMLGVRPEARGKGLSRAALRPVFEAADGAGVPIYLETMTEANVAIYQKLGFELRGYRELTGGLPNWEFVREPRRDQSPRSCTASV, from the coding sequence GTGGTTCCCATCGATCGACTCGCCCGAAGCGACCAACCGGCCGCGGTCGCGACGCTCGCGGCGGCGTTCGCGCAGTACCCGTTGCTCGCGGCGCTCTGCCCCGACGCGGCGCGGCGCCCGCGTCTCGTTGAAGTGTTCTCCCGGTACCTGTTCCGCATGTCGGTGCGCTGCGGGGGGGCGTACGCGACGCCCGACCGTTCGGCCGTCGCGTGCGGCTGGCCGCCGGGGCGGGAGTGGCCGTCCCGGTGGACCAGCTTGCGCCACGGCGGGGTGTCAGTGCTCTGGCAGCTGGGTCGGCGCGCGGCCCGGTGGATGAGTCAGCTCGAACACGAGTTCGACGTTGCCCGCGTGGCGCACGTGCCGGGGCCGCACTGGTACGTGCCCATGCTCGGCGTGCGCCCGGAAGCACGGGGAAAGGGGCTGTCACGCGCCGCGCTGCGGCCGGTGTTCGAGGCCGCCGACGGCGCCGGCGTACCGATCTATCTCGAAACGATGACCGAGGCGAACGTCGCGATCTACCAGAAGCTCGGGTTCGAGCTGCGCGGCTACCGTGAACTGACCGGCGGGCTGCCGAACTGGGAGTTCGTGCGCGAACCGCGGAGGGATCAAAGTCCCAGATCGTGCACGGCTTCGGTGTAG
- a CDS encoding DUF4058 family protein: MGTAWPEAPPAVVTISAIFPDVMEVRVGTSRDEWDLCGVIEIVSEANKKEPAEREAFVIKSAAYLQRGIGVVVIDVVTNRLANLHNQLMDLVGGPTPPRLPPTPPNYVTAYRPVRRADRNEIDIWPYAVAVGSPLPSVPFSLRRGPTVVVDLESTYTEAVHDLGL, from the coding sequence ATGGGAACGGCGTGGCCCGAAGCGCCTCCCGCCGTCGTTACGATTTCGGCCATTTTTCCCGACGTCATGGAGGTCCGCGTGGGCACCTCACGCGACGAATGGGACCTGTGCGGCGTCATTGAAATCGTGAGTGAAGCGAATAAGAAAGAACCCGCTGAGCGGGAGGCGTTTGTCATTAAGAGCGCCGCTTACCTCCAACGGGGAATCGGTGTGGTCGTGATCGACGTGGTTACGAACCGGTTGGCGAACCTCCACAATCAGCTGATGGATCTGGTCGGTGGCCCGACGCCCCCGCGGCTCCCACCGACCCCGCCCAACTACGTCACCGCGTACCGACCCGTTCGCCGCGCGGATCGGAACGAAATCGACATCTGGCCGTATGCGGTTGCCGTCGGTTCGCCGCTCCCGTCCGTGCCGTTTTCGCTGCGCCGCGGGCCGACAGTTGTGGTTGATCTCGAATCTACCTACACCGAAGCCGTGCACGATCTGGGACTTTGA
- a CDS encoding protein kinase domain-containing protein, which yields MNGNGIDLPPTYHIPGANEPRPPEPGPADVGTLRNWSPEFGAVPPNASLEPDVSGHDLRLGDPITANRLRDALGRFPPVGSQFAGFQLVAVLGRGTFGRVYLARQGELADRFVALKVSADLTGESQILARLQHTNIVPIFSTHRVPPFQAVCMPFFGVTTLAHLLHRFRGSTAVPATGRQLLDTLRGLSAETELPSIGSRTAGTGPSSIGPAASADEGRGAVARGPVRPGGALDALREVTYPDAVCWLGARLADGLEHAHSHGILHNDLKPANVLLTDDGQPMLLDFGVSEDLKVRATAPGATVGGTLPYMSPEHLRSVRDRVPATDARSDVYALGIILFELLTGEHPFRQPTGQMEDELPRMLAEREHTGPRLRPRNAQITPGLEAIVRRCLAPDPARRYQSAAELREDLDRHRTNQPLRYAREPLPERARKWARRHPRLSSHLSIGFATVAALAACLFGLFATSARAERAEAAETARRSDDDVRAARYLLGGRATDPGAAEEGIATCRTALARYGLPEDSAWERRANYRALPEGEREKVRARLTDACLLLARGHAARPGGEDADRLGAAVRANELAERLSGAGAPRALWEQRAELLRRLGRSGEAARAATRAKEAPLTTARDYYLSGTEACTEGRHQDALKLLRKSVELDPGDVATHMALGSCHEGSGHYAEAAACYTTAVALRPDHFGGYYSRGLVRLRLRDPGGARADFDRAAELQPGLADLYLNRALAYQGLREYDNALGDLDRAIDLGASRVRALCLRSRLKDLAGDTKGAGTDLADALREEAQDDVSLVARGLARLSTDLAGAVADFDAALKYNPRSLPAMQNKSHAQSKRGHNQDAVRTLDALLALYPDYVPARAGRALMHARLGHEKEAIEDAVRALKQDETPANAYQIAGVYAQLHPVRPGARDEAVRLLTGALRNGFGHEYIELDKDLDPIRDTPEFKRVLEGVRFLRSAPKRP from the coding sequence ATGAACGGTAACGGTATCGATCTCCCGCCCACGTATCACATTCCCGGCGCGAACGAGCCCCGGCCGCCGGAACCGGGGCCGGCCGACGTGGGCACGCTCCGCAACTGGTCGCCCGAGTTCGGCGCGGTCCCGCCGAACGCGAGCCTGGAACCGGACGTCAGCGGTCACGATCTCCGGCTGGGCGATCCGATCACCGCGAACCGGCTCCGGGACGCGCTCGGCCGCTTCCCGCCGGTCGGGAGCCAGTTCGCGGGGTTCCAACTGGTCGCGGTCCTCGGCCGGGGCACCTTCGGCCGCGTGTACCTCGCGCGCCAGGGCGAACTCGCGGACCGGTTCGTTGCGCTCAAGGTGTCGGCGGACCTGACCGGCGAGTCCCAGATCCTCGCGCGGCTCCAGCACACGAACATCGTCCCCATCTTCTCGACGCACCGCGTCCCCCCGTTCCAGGCGGTGTGCATGCCGTTCTTCGGCGTCACGACCCTCGCCCACCTGCTCCACCGGTTCCGCGGGAGCACCGCCGTACCGGCTACCGGGCGGCAACTCCTCGATACCCTGCGGGGGCTCAGCGCCGAGACCGAGCTCCCTTCCATTGGCTCGCGAACGGCGGGAACGGGTCCCTCGTCTATCGGCCCGGCGGCGAGCGCGGATGAGGGGCGAGGCGCCGTGGCTCGGGGGCCGGTCCGCCCCGGCGGGGCCCTGGACGCGCTGCGCGAGGTCACCTATCCCGACGCGGTCTGCTGGCTCGGGGCCCGGCTCGCGGACGGACTGGAGCACGCGCACTCCCACGGCATCCTGCACAACGACTTGAAGCCGGCGAACGTCCTGCTCACGGACGACGGTCAGCCGATGTTGCTCGACTTCGGCGTGTCCGAAGACCTGAAGGTGCGGGCAACGGCGCCGGGGGCAACGGTCGGCGGGACGCTGCCCTACATGTCCCCCGAACACCTCCGTTCCGTCCGCGACCGCGTCCCGGCGACCGACGCGCGGAGCGACGTGTACGCGCTGGGGATCATTTTGTTCGAACTCCTGACGGGGGAGCACCCGTTCCGACAGCCGACGGGGCAAATGGAGGACGAGTTGCCCCGGATGTTGGCCGAGCGGGAGCACACGGGGCCGCGGCTGCGGCCCCGGAACGCCCAGATCACCCCGGGGCTCGAAGCCATCGTTCGACGCTGCCTCGCGCCGGACCCGGCCCGGCGGTACCAGTCCGCCGCGGAGCTGCGCGAGGATCTCGATCGGCACCGCACGAACCAGCCGCTCCGCTACGCACGGGAACCGCTCCCCGAGCGGGCGCGGAAGTGGGCGCGCCGCCACCCCCGGCTCAGTTCGCACCTGAGCATCGGATTCGCCACGGTAGCGGCCCTCGCCGCGTGCCTGTTCGGCCTGTTCGCCACGAGCGCGCGGGCGGAGCGGGCGGAGGCCGCCGAAACGGCCCGCCGGTCCGATGACGATGTGCGGGCGGCGCGGTACCTGCTCGGCGGCCGCGCAACGGATCCCGGGGCGGCCGAGGAGGGGATCGCGACGTGCCGGACCGCGCTCGCGCGCTACGGCCTGCCCGAGGACAGCGCGTGGGAGCGAAGGGCCAACTACCGGGCGCTGCCGGAGGGCGAGCGCGAGAAGGTCCGCGCCCGTCTGACCGATGCGTGTCTGCTGTTGGCGCGGGGCCACGCCGCCCGCCCGGGCGGCGAGGACGCGGACCGACTGGGCGCCGCGGTCCGGGCGAACGAGCTGGCCGAGCGCCTCTCCGGCGCGGGCGCGCCGCGCGCCCTGTGGGAGCAACGGGCCGAGCTGTTGCGCCGGCTCGGGCGCTCGGGCGAGGCGGCCCGCGCTGCGACCCGGGCGAAGGAGGCGCCGCTGACCACGGCCCGCGACTATTACCTGTCCGGGACCGAGGCGTGTACCGAAGGCCGGCACCAGGATGCTCTGAAATTGCTCCGGAAGTCGGTGGAACTCGACCCGGGCGACGTCGCCACGCACATGGCCCTCGGGTCGTGCCACGAGGGTTCGGGCCACTACGCCGAAGCGGCCGCTTGCTATACCACCGCCGTCGCCCTGCGGCCGGATCACTTCGGCGGGTATTACTCGCGGGGGCTCGTCCGGCTGCGGTTGCGCGACCCGGGCGGCGCGAGGGCCGATTTCGATCGGGCGGCCGAGCTTCAACCCGGGCTGGCGGACCTGTATCTCAACCGGGCCCTCGCGTACCAAGGGCTGCGCGAGTACGACAACGCGCTCGGCGACCTGGACCGGGCCATCGACCTCGGCGCGTCGCGCGTGCGCGCGCTGTGTTTGCGGTCGCGGCTCAAGGATCTGGCCGGCGACACGAAGGGGGCCGGGACGGATCTCGCCGACGCGCTCCGCGAGGAGGCACAGGACGACGTCAGCCTGGTCGCGCGGGGGCTCGCGCGACTGAGTACCGACCTGGCCGGTGCCGTGGCCGACTTCGACGCGGCACTGAAATACAACCCGCGGTCCCTGCCGGCGATGCAAAACAAGTCCCACGCCCAGAGCAAACGGGGACACAATCAAGACGCCGTGCGCACGCTCGACGCGCTCCTCGCGCTGTACCCCGACTACGTCCCGGCGCGGGCCGGACGGGCGCTGATGCACGCGCGGCTGGGGCACGAGAAAGAGGCCATTGAGGACGCCGTCCGGGCGCTCAAGCAGGACGAGACCCCGGCGAACGCCTACCAGATTGCGGGCGTGTACGCCCAGCTCCATCCGGTGCGCCCCGGTGCGCGAGATGAAGCCGTTCGCCTGCTCACCGGAGCCCTGCGGAACGGGTTCGGGCACGAATACATCGAGTTGGACAAGGACCTGGACCCGATCCGCGACACGCCGGAGTTCAAACGGGTCCTCGAAGGCGTTCGCTTCCTTCGCTCGGCTCCCAAACGGCCGTAA